A portion of the Actomonas aquatica genome contains these proteins:
- a CDS encoding MFS transporter — MSESARSPRHPLTWVPSLYLAMGLPNVTVGVVAAIIYKNLGVSNEEIALYTSQMYLPWVLKPLWSPFLEPFKTKRWWVISMEFTMMLGLGAVAFCLPLEGFFRASLAFFWIVGFASATQDIVADGVFMTTMPVRDQARYAGLQGMCWNLGAVIASGLLVSLTGWLHNDLQLSWVHCWILVMGGTGLVMGAFGLWHLRTLPTGQISPLQGQGMKAAWPALTESWASFFQKPHIWMMLAVVFFYRFGEGFIEKFGPLFMLDDRALGGLGLDNAALGHINGTVGTIAFIVGAFVGGFLVARMTLKRSLVLLVLVLNVPNVTYYYLSQALPDNVVLIGAVVALEKFGFGMGSVGHMLYMMQQVAPGPFKMTHYAFATGVMAMTRWSTGSVSGWVYSLCDQTYSTFFGFVLLASIPPVLLAWFAPFPHEPESQDAID, encoded by the coding sequence ATGTCTGAATCTGCTCGTTCCCCCCGCCACCCGCTTACGTGGGTGCCCTCGCTGTATTTGGCGATGGGTTTGCCCAATGTGACGGTCGGTGTGGTCGCCGCCATCATCTACAAGAACCTCGGCGTCTCGAATGAGGAGATCGCGCTCTACACCTCGCAGATGTATCTGCCGTGGGTGCTCAAGCCGCTGTGGTCGCCGTTTCTGGAGCCGTTCAAAACGAAGCGGTGGTGGGTGATCTCGATGGAGTTCACCATGATGCTCGGCCTGGGCGCGGTGGCGTTCTGTTTGCCGCTGGAAGGCTTCTTCCGGGCGTCGCTGGCGTTCTTCTGGATCGTGGGGTTTGCGTCGGCGACGCAGGACATCGTGGCGGACGGCGTGTTCATGACGACGATGCCGGTGCGGGATCAGGCGCGTTACGCGGGCTTGCAGGGCATGTGTTGGAATCTCGGCGCGGTGATCGCGTCGGGTCTGTTGGTGTCGCTCACGGGCTGGTTGCACAACGACCTGCAGTTGTCGTGGGTGCATTGCTGGATTCTGGTGATGGGCGGCACGGGGCTGGTGATGGGCGCGTTTGGCCTGTGGCATTTGCGCACGCTGCCAACGGGGCAGATCTCGCCTTTGCAGGGACAGGGCATGAAGGCAGCGTGGCCGGCGTTGACGGAGTCGTGGGCGAGTTTTTTCCAGAAGCCGCACATCTGGATGATGCTGGCGGTGGTGTTTTTCTACCGCTTTGGCGAAGGGTTCATCGAGAAGTTTGGACCCCTGTTCATGCTCGATGATCGAGCGCTGGGCGGGCTCGGTTTGGACAACGCGGCGTTGGGTCACATCAACGGCACGGTGGGCACGATCGCCTTCATCGTGGGGGCGTTTGTGGGCGGGTTTCTGGTGGCGCGCATGACGCTGAAACGCTCGCTCGTGTTGCTGGTGCTCGTGCTGAACGTGCCGAACGTGACCTACTACTACCTGAGCCAGGCGCTGCCGGACAACGTGGTCTTGATTGGCGCGGTGGTGGCGTTGGAAAAGTTCGGCTTCGGCATGGGGTCGGTGGGGCACATGCTTTACATGATGCAGCAGGTGGCGCCGGGGCCGTTCAAGATGACGCACTATGCGTTTGCGACCGGGGTGATGGCGATGACGCGCTGGTCGACCGGGTCGGTGAGCGGTTGGGTCTATTCGCTGTGTGACCAGACCTACTCGACCTTCTTTGGTTTTGTATTGTTGGCGTCGATACCGCCGGTGCTGCTGGCGTGGTTTGCGCCGTTCCCGCACGAACCGGAGAGCCAGGACGCGATCGACTGA
- a CDS encoding M64 family metallopeptidase: protein MSASLPPPSRLRHHWLSRLLLTGLLASLVSAQTITVRNLRDTGPSANRLNVVILGDGFTGAQETAFFNEATWALSAIVNDPALQPFYEYINATAIFTESAEAGTRIPAENLTPDTYFGASFTDGDDSRLVYIQNSAGQSKVYDLLLQHVPDYDYVVLLINSTRYGGAGGFPMTATLHSSSAEILLHESGHSFAGLTDEYVDEANADYYPIAEFANSTSNPTRESLPWRKFVDDGTPIPTTSSFSTAITSIGAYEGSHYRSTGQFRPVYDSKMRSLNRPWGAVNLRAFSESVHALNLEQATELPDIISEPDPSLYTPGSLLSFYVNASSPGPLSYQWIKDGRYLPEAQSLSLDLGVVSALEYGVYTVEITNAVGTTTSRAIALDANGARFLEDDPAPSDPNGRLTNLSVLSIAGSGEQTLTLGFAVDNALDGATKQLLVRAIGPGLSRFEVPNTIGDPFLTVAPLGSSTSETNDNWGGSSEFANIFAMVGAFALEDAASTDSVLRVTAPKLPHTAQVSNRLLSTGRALIEVYDLDGLSSPRLVNLSARSALSPGAPSLVGGFVYEGSAPKRFLIRAVGPSLSQFNIGNPLPDPTLTIHSALTGSVVATNDDWNGDDALAAAFDSVGAFGFSDTTSADSALIIELANGPYTATISPAPGSDTSGTVLIEVYELP from the coding sequence ATGTCCGCATCACTTCCCCCGCCCTCCCGCCTCCGCCACCACTGGCTGTCCCGGCTGCTGCTTACCGGCCTCCTCGCCAGCCTGGTCTCCGCCCAGACCATCACCGTCCGCAACCTGCGCGACACCGGTCCCTCCGCCAACCGTCTGAACGTCGTCATCCTCGGCGACGGTTTCACCGGGGCCCAGGAGACCGCGTTCTTCAACGAGGCCACGTGGGCGCTCAGCGCCATCGTCAATGATCCCGCACTGCAGCCGTTCTACGAATATATCAACGCGACCGCCATCTTCACCGAGAGCGCCGAAGCCGGCACCCGCATCCCCGCCGAGAACCTGACCCCCGACACCTACTTCGGCGCCTCCTTCACCGACGGCGACGATTCCCGGTTGGTGTATATCCAAAACAGCGCCGGCCAATCCAAAGTCTACGACCTGCTGCTGCAGCACGTGCCGGACTACGACTACGTGGTGCTCTTGATCAACAGCACCCGCTACGGCGGCGCCGGAGGGTTTCCCATGACGGCCACCCTGCATTCGAGTTCCGCCGAAATCCTGCTCCACGAGAGCGGTCACAGCTTCGCGGGACTGACCGACGAATATGTCGACGAGGCCAACGCCGACTACTACCCGATTGCCGAATTCGCCAACAGCACTTCGAACCCCACCCGTGAATCGTTGCCGTGGCGCAAGTTCGTCGATGACGGCACCCCGATTCCCACCACCTCTTCGTTCAGCACCGCCATCACCAGCATCGGCGCGTATGAAGGCAGCCACTACCGCAGCACCGGCCAGTTCCGTCCCGTCTACGACTCCAAGATGCGCTCCCTCAACCGCCCGTGGGGCGCCGTCAACCTGCGCGCCTTCAGCGAGAGTGTTCACGCCCTCAACCTCGAACAGGCCACCGAACTCCCCGACATCATCAGCGAACCCGACCCGAGTCTCTACACCCCCGGAAGCCTCCTCTCCTTCTACGTCAACGCCTCCAGCCCCGGCCCACTCTCTTACCAATGGATCAAGGACGGCCGCTACCTGCCCGAAGCTCAGTCGCTCAGCCTCGATCTCGGCGTCGTCTCCGCCCTCGAATACGGCGTCTACACCGTGGAGATCACCAACGCCGTCGGCACCACCACCTCGCGAGCCATCGCACTGGACGCCAACGGTGCGCGCTTCCTCGAGGACGATCCGGCTCCCTCGGATCCCAATGGACGCCTCACCAACCTCTCGGTCCTCTCCATCGCCGGCTCCGGCGAGCAAACGCTCACCCTCGGCTTCGCCGTCGACAACGCCTTGGACGGCGCGACCAAACAACTGCTCGTCCGCGCCATCGGCCCTGGTCTCAGCCGCTTCGAGGTGCCCAACACCATTGGCGACCCGTTCCTCACCGTGGCCCCCCTCGGCTCCAGCACCAGCGAGACCAACGACAATTGGGGCGGCAGTTCCGAATTCGCCAACATCTTTGCCATGGTTGGCGCCTTCGCCCTCGAGGATGCCGCCAGCACCGACTCCGTTCTGCGCGTCACCGCACCCAAGCTGCCACACACCGCCCAAGTCAGCAACCGCCTCCTCAGCACGGGCCGCGCTCTGATTGAGGTTTACGATCTCGACGGTCTTTCCTCCCCGCGACTCGTCAACCTCTCCGCCCGCAGCGCGCTCAGCCCTGGTGCCCCCTCGCTCGTCGGCGGTTTTGTCTACGAGGGTTCGGCCCCCAAGCGTTTCTTGATTCGCGCCGTGGGACCGAGCTTGAGCCAGTTCAATATCGGCAACCCGCTGCCCGATCCCACGCTCACAATTCACTCCGCGTTGACCGGATCCGTCGTCGCGACCAACGACGACTGGAATGGCGACGACGCGCTGGCGGCGGCGTTCGATTCCGTGGGCGCGTTTGGCTTCAGCGACACCACCTCCGCCGACTCCGCCCTTATCATCGAATTGGCCAACGGCCCCTACACCGCGACGATTTCCCCCGCTCCCGGCAGCGACACGTCCGGCACGGTGTTGATCGAGGTTTACGAATTGCCCTGA